AATCTAAGCAGTTCGTGGATCAACACTTCATGGAATTCTCTCAGACTATCGATGCGATCAATGAAGAGGTTCGAACAAAATGGGTCCAGGTAAATGTTGAGCATGAATTACCATCTGCGCTGTTTGATTATCGTTTCGACCAAGACGACCTTTCGAAGCTCTATGCGAGTCTTGAAACGTTCGAGCCAATAGAGGCATTTCTCGATGCTATTTTTGACTCGCTCACGCAGCGGACTGAAGTGAATCTGAAAAACGCTCGAAACAAGATTGAAGGTGAATTAGAGCGCAGATACACCTCGCTCGTCGATAATCTCGAACAGGAAGTTGAGCATCATCTTTCACCATCTGACAGACAGAAATTCAGGCGTTCAATTGAAGAGTGTCGGACAGAGCTACACGAAACATGTAAGCGGGTGTCAAGCTGGTTTCGATTGTCAACAGAACAAGACTTTTATGACTTTGAGTTTGAGGAAGCCGTCCGTGCCGCGTCTGACATTGTCAGTTCTTTTCCAAATTTCCTGGAAAGTCCGAAGATTTCGGTGCGATGTTCTCATAAGTTCGGCGGTGGGAGCTTCAGATCATTCATAAACATGCTGTACATTCTCCTGGAAAATGTCGCCAAGCACGCCGCGCCCTCATCGGAAGAAGTTTCGATCGATGCTGTCGAGGAAAACGGAGCACTTCGACTAACCGTGACGAACCCTCTGTCAGATCAAACTGACATTAAACTGCTGCGAGAGAAAGTCGATAGCATTGAACGAGCGAAATCATTTCGCGAGTTCCGGGAGGCTATTCGAAGCGAGGGCAAAAGTGGATTCCCCAAGCTGTTGAAGATTCTTGACGTTGATCTCCGGCAGACAGAGCCCAGAATAGAATTTTCCGTCGATGAGGCGGAACGACGTTTTTCGGTGTCGGTAACCGTAAATATTGGAGATCTACCATGACAAGTATTTTGATCGTTGAAGACGATGATAATAAGCGCGCAAAAATTGACGAGTTTGTGCGTGAATTGAAGTCGGGTTGCGAGGTTTCCCACTCGCGATCGTATTCCTCGGGAGTTGATCGTGCAATTCGGGAAGGGCCGGATCTGCTACTCCTTGATATGCAAATGCCAACATTTGATAAATCAGAGAAAGAAGATGGTGGGCCGTTAAGACATTTCGCTGGTATACACCTACTTCGGAGGCTTCGGAAGCATGGTATTTCTACCAGGGTAATCGTCGTCACCGGATTTGAGAGTTTTGGTGAGGGCGAAGAAAAAGTGTCGCTTGAAGGTCTGGAGCATCGACTGAGAGACGAATTTCCCGAAATCTTTCTGGGGATCGTTCACCTTCGTGCATCTGAGTCACGTTGGCAAATTGAATTGAAGGAACTTCTGTTGAAGTTTTATGGAGAGAAATGTTAAACGTACTAATTGTTGACGACGACAGTGTCAAACAAGCAAAAATCGAACAGGTCATTCGTTCGCATGTTTTTTGTGATTTGGAGCTCAAGGTGGTTCCTTGCCAAGCAGCGGCATTGGAGGAGCTCCGGAGCAATCATTTCGATTTGATGGTTCTTGACATTAATCTTCCACGAGGAGCTTCCGATAATCCAGTGTCTGATGGTGGGATTAGGTTGCTAAAGACACTCGACAAACACAAGGAATTTAATTCGCCGCAGCACGTGGTCGGCTTAACCGCTTACGAAGAGTTGGCTGCCAAGAACGCGTCTCTGTTCAATAGCTCCATGAGGTTCTTGATAACCTATAAAGCGAGCAGTTCTGATTGGCAGTCGCGTCTCAGCACCTTGGTCGTTAACATCGTCGCGGCGAAACCAGATGCCGAGGACGCGAACTACCTTTGCGACTTGGCAATTTTGACGGCGCTACAAAGTCCCGAGCTTGATGCAGTGTTGAAACTAGACGCTGACTGGGTTCAGCTTCCGCAGTCCATTGGGGATGCGTTTTGTTTTCATCGCGGGACCTTCAAACTTGACAACAAAAAGCTGTCGGTTATTTCGGCGTCAGCGACTCGAATGGGCATGCCGGCCGCAACTGTGCTCACCTGCCTGGCCATCGAGCGGTTTCGCCCCAGGTATCTGGCAATGGCAGGCATCGCAGCCGGCGTTAAGGGCAATTTCGGCGATGTGCTCGTCGCTGATCGCACATGGGACTATGGAAGCGGGAAGTCGAGAAATTCAGGTCGTTGGTTTGCAAGAACCCAATTTGATCCAGATCCGCATCAGATTTCGACCGATGACGGATTGCTGTCACGGATTTCGCTCTTTCGTTCTCAGAATCGCGAGATGCTTCGTCAACTCGCCCAAGACTGGAATGGTTCTGTTGAGCACACACCTGAAATTCTCATTGGTCCAGTTGCATCGGGGGCATCAGTTCTTGAGAACCGACCTGCGATTGAGGCCATCAAGAGAAACAATCGAAAATTGATTGGTATTGAGATGGAGACCTATGGCGTTTATCTCGCGGCGGCTTTGGCGACATCACCACGACCTGTAGTTTTTTCAGCGAAGGCAATTTGCGATTTCGGAGACAACCGAAAGAACGATAGGATGCAGGAATTTGCCGCGTACATGAGTGCTCAGGTGTTGCATGCGTTTGCAGTTCAGCATCTTTGTTAGACGAATGCGTCCTTGACGTGAACTACATCCGTCTAGCTCGCACAAGGACCGACATCTCTTTTCGAAAGTCACTTAGTTGCAGGCCGACTGCTTCGACACACGTGACGACGTCATCACTGCAGTAGATCGGTTTTGCTTACGATGCGTAACGATACGACAGCAGATACCCCGTGGGGTCAAAAAAGTCGAACGAGCACTTTGGTCGATGAATTCCAGGGTTGCAACCTCGACGGAAGACCAATTTTGGGTCGAGACTGGATCTAACGTGGACGACAACGCGGGCAAACCGAGCCCATTCGCCGTCGCCGCGCAGCAGCAAACGCACCAAATGATTCACAGTCCGTGTCGGGAAGCGAAAGAAAGCAGGCCGAGCTAGGCAGCGCGTCGAAACAACCGCGAGTTGCTTGGGACGACGACCGACCTGACCGAGTTGATGTTTGGAAGTGAGCGTTCTCAGCTGAACAGCGTTCGAGATGCCTTGGTGGATACCGGGGCGACAAAGTGATTTTATTGCGACAAGGGATTGTCGGAGACGACGGCTCATGTGGATCACTTTGTGCCGTGGGCATAGTATTCCGTTAATCTCGGCCACAACTTCGTTGTCGCCCACGCAACGTGTAATTCGTCAAAGTCCGATCACATTGCAGCGGCCGAGTTTTTAGACAAGTGGGTCGATCGCAACCTAACGCTTCGTGGCGGATTGCAAGAAGCTTTCACGGTGCAAGGAATTTTTAAACGATTTGTCAACGTCGGCCCGTGTCGCCCAATGGGTGTACTCCACGACGGCCGACGTGGGCGGTCTGACCTGGACGTCGTCGTCAATGGTGCCACTTGAAGACCGATGGCAGGCAGCGATCGACCGCCTGTTAGCGACAGCCGGATGACCCTTTTCTAACGCAACGCCGACTTATTGACTTCGCAAGTCTCGGCTGTGCAGCGACCGGTTAAACGGAGACGGTTCTTGGCGAAGACTTGGTAGCCGAAGTTGAGGGCGTGCGAGAT
The Rubripirellula reticaptiva DNA segment above includes these coding regions:
- a CDS encoding response regulator transcription factor, which produces MTSILIVEDDDNKRAKIDEFVRELKSGCEVSHSRSYSSGVDRAIREGPDLLLLDMQMPTFDKSEKEDGGPLRHFAGIHLLRRLRKHGISTRVIVVTGFESFGEGEEKVSLEGLEHRLRDEFPEIFLGIVHLRASESRWQIELKELLLKFYGEKC
- a CDS encoding phosphorylase family protein, producing MLNVLIVDDDSVKQAKIEQVIRSHVFCDLELKVVPCQAAALEELRSNHFDLMVLDINLPRGASDNPVSDGGIRLLKTLDKHKEFNSPQHVVGLTAYEELAAKNASLFNSSMRFLITYKASSSDWQSRLSTLVVNIVAAKPDAEDANYLCDLAILTALQSPELDAVLKLDADWVQLPQSIGDAFCFHRGTFKLDNKKLSVISASATRMGMPAATVLTCLAIERFRPRYLAMAGIAAGVKGNFGDVLVADRTWDYGSGKSRNSGRWFARTQFDPDPHQISTDDGLLSRISLFRSQNREMLRQLAQDWNGSVEHTPEILIGPVASGASVLENRPAIEAIKRNNRKLIGIEMETYGVYLAAALATSPRPVVFSAKAICDFGDNRKNDRMQEFAAYMSAQVLHAFAVQHLC